The DNA region TTTGACAGGCTAAGCGGTAGGTTTCGGGTTTCTTTTTGAGTTTTCGCTGCTCGAATTCCGTCCGCTCTGAGAGATTTTCTGCCCCTTCAACGATCTCGACGATACAAGTCCCGCACTGACCGTAACCGCCGCAATTGGTCATTTTTCCCATAAAGGTGTAAATGTCGATGTCGTTCTGTAACGCTTTTTCCCGCAAATTGGCTCCCGCAGCGACGATGACTTCTTTGTTTTCATTGACAAAATTAATACTGCTCATGTCTTTCCTTGGGGATAATGATGTTCTCTCTAAGATATTAAGAAATCATAAGTTTTTTTGCGGATTTTTTCACGTGCAAAGGGGCATAGCATTGCTACGCCCCCAGAAATACGACGGGATATTGGTTATCCTAATGTTCGACCTGCTTGCCTTTCCCCGGCGATGCCGATCGCGGTTTGCGCTTCGGGGGGACGAAAGAGGTCGGAAAACCGAGATGTTTGAGGACTTGGTGCTGGCGATCTTGTTCTAACTGCTTGAGTTCGGTGTAATCGACCCAATGGATGCAATCCACCGGACAAGTATCGATCGCTTCTTGAACGCAGTCTTCTGTATCCCCATCTTGACGCAAGGCGCGCGATCGCCCGTAGGTGGGTTCGATGTAAAAGGTATTGGGCGCGACGTGGGCGCAGTGCTTGCAGCCGATGCAAGTAGCTTCATCGACATACACGCCTTTTTGCCGCAGTTCGCCGCCTAACTCCGGCTCGAAGCCGGAGCGTTCCGCTACCTCTCGCCAGATACCCCCGAGTTCGGGTTCCGCACCCGTTCGCGCTTCTGTTGCCTCAGAGTCGGACATTATGCACTCCAGCGTTGAACCACTAAGCGGATCGAACCATCTTCGCGATTTTGCTCTTCTGCGACTTGAAAGCCTTGTTTGGCGGATTCGCTGACTACCGCACGGTAAGCATAGCGCTGCGTGACGCGCTTGAGGAAACCTTCGACCGACCAAGGCTGCTGCCAGTATTGCAAGTCGGCAACGAGTTCGTATTCGCTACCGTTCCAGCTAAAACCGATGTCGTATTGGTTGTCTTGCGCGATCGCAACTTCAGCGCTGCGGGTTTGCCCTTGATAACCGCGAATCGACTGCGGGCCTGCTTTCCAGTCGATTTCGAGATCGTCGAGCGCCTCTTGTAAGGAGCTTAAGTTGCGAATTTGGGTTTTGATATTGCTGAAATGAGACATAATGCCGAAACTGATTTTGAAGGACAATTTAATAGATAGGGTATTGATGCCCGCCCTTTAAGGCAGGGCTGCTTCGCGAGGCACTCGAGAAGTTCTGTTAGGGCGTAAGATTTGCGCCCGTGCTGGACTGGGGCTGCCGCAGGGTTCCGTTCCCCACGTTACCACTCTCCCCAAACTGTCTGCTGAGTCGTCTTTGCCGCCGTTTGAGCTTCTTTTGCGTAGTATTCTGAAGTATTCTCGTTGGAAACCACGCGCCCGAGTTGGGCTTCAATGGCAGCGGTAACTTCAGCGCAAGAACTCCCAATAATGCCGGTGACTTTCTCTTGGACGCGACCGTCGGGATAAATAATGAATTCCAAGGTTTCCATGCTCATAGCGAATCAGGAGCGATCGAGATGGGGTTGAAATTGGAAAAGTCTTTAAGCCGGATAAGCGCGCTCTAATTTAATATTTGCGCGCGTTTCTCAGCATTGATTTTCAAATCTTAACTAAGTTTAATATTTATCGAGCCGTTTACATCAGCTTTTTGTTAAGTGTCGCGTAACTTCCTAAATCCGTCAAGTAGATGTAGGGATAATTGACAATGGATAATGGATAATTGACAACGTGAAGACATCCGCAGAGCGATCGCGTCTTTGTCAAGATGGCCAATAAATAACGTGAAGACACCGAGAGGGCGAACGGTTCGCCCGAAGCTCGTTTCTCACGACCGAATAGCGTAATTGCGTTTAACAGGTTCTC from Oscillatoria sp. FACHB-1406 includes:
- a CDS encoding 2Fe-2S iron-sulfur cluster-binding protein; the protein is MSSINFVNENKEVIVAAGANLREKALQNDIDIYTFMGKMTNCGGYGQCGTCIVEIVEGAENLSERTEFEQRKLKKKPETYRLACQTLVNGPIAVKTKPKS
- a CDS encoding ferredoxin, whose amino-acid sequence is MSDSEATEARTGAEPELGGIWREVAERSGFEPELGGELRQKGVYVDEATCIGCKHCAHVAPNTFYIEPTYGRSRALRQDGDTEDCVQEAIDTCPVDCIHWVDYTELKQLEQDRQHQVLKHLGFPTSFVPPKRKPRSASPGKGKQVEH
- a CDS encoding DUF1257 domain-containing protein; the protein is MSHFSNIKTQIRNLSSLQEALDDLEIDWKAGPQSIRGYQGQTRSAEVAIAQDNQYDIGFSWNGSEYELVADLQYWQQPWSVEGFLKRVTQRYAYRAVVSESAKQGFQVAEEQNREDGSIRLVVQRWSA
- a CDS encoding DUF2997 domain-containing protein codes for the protein METLEFIIYPDGRVQEKVTGIIGSSCAEVTAAIEAQLGRVVSNENTSEYYAKEAQTAAKTTQQTVWGEW